One window of the Chryseotalea sp. WA131a genome contains the following:
- a CDS encoding glycoside hydrolase family 32 protein, producing MYRFIHFILLLAVVTACTSPSKKMESTYLETYRPQLHFSPEKNWMNDPNGLVYFDGEYHLFFQYNPYGDTWGHMSWGHAVSNDLLHWKHLPIAIEEYQDPATGDSTMIFSGTAVIDKNNTAGFGANAMVAIYTSHVHKNNQAVTQHQSLAYSTDKGRSWKRYDKNPILDIQRKDFRDPKIFWYEPQQKWVLVLVVPDLYKVQFYSSTNLKEWKLISEFGDAGDRNRIWECPDLYELPIENENKTKWVLSLSGSHPAGPKFVGMQYFVGDFDGTTFQADDTTAHYVDYGKDFYAGIVFNNLDKKIMLGWLNNWTYGNQIPTSPWRGAFSLPREISLKKSNGKFVLIQQPLESITELRKEELKTLENITEPIELEVELQKSDAGIKLQSTDGDELMIGYDATSHQLFIDRSKAGRIDFQEDFGSLEKAMVTSENTITLQIFIDQSIVEVFANGGEITFGEQFFFKSKSFNIKSFGKATIKNSWLLKSIWK from the coding sequence ATGTATAGATTCATTCATTTCATTCTTTTATTGGCTGTAGTGACAGCCTGCACTTCTCCTTCAAAGAAAATGGAATCAACTTACTTAGAAACATACCGCCCCCAACTTCATTTCTCCCCTGAAAAAAATTGGATGAACGACCCGAATGGCTTGGTGTATTTCGATGGCGAGTATCATTTGTTCTTCCAATACAATCCGTATGGTGATACCTGGGGCCACATGAGTTGGGGACACGCGGTCAGCAACGATTTGTTGCATTGGAAACACTTGCCGATTGCAATAGAGGAATATCAAGACCCCGCCACGGGCGATAGCACCATGATTTTTTCGGGCACTGCTGTCATTGATAAAAACAACACGGCAGGATTTGGTGCAAATGCGATGGTCGCCATTTATACTTCGCATGTTCATAAAAACAATCAAGCCGTGACGCAACACCAAAGCTTGGCCTACAGCACTGATAAAGGAAGAAGTTGGAAACGCTACGATAAAAATCCTATACTCGACATTCAGCGGAAAGATTTTCGCGACCCAAAAATTTTTTGGTACGAGCCACAACAAAAGTGGGTGCTGGTGTTGGTGGTGCCTGATTTATACAAGGTTCAATTCTATTCATCCACTAATTTAAAAGAATGGAAATTAATAAGCGAGTTTGGTGATGCAGGTGACAGGAATAGAATTTGGGAATGCCCGGATCTGTACGAGCTGCCGATCGAAAACGAAAACAAAACAAAATGGGTGTTATCCCTTTCAGGAAGCCATCCAGCAGGGCCAAAGTTTGTGGGCATGCAATATTTTGTGGGCGATTTTGATGGTACCACCTTCCAAGCAGATGACACCACCGCTCACTATGTTGATTATGGAAAAGATTTTTATGCGGGCATCGTCTTCAACAACCTCGATAAAAAAATAATGTTGGGCTGGCTAAATAACTGGACATATGGAAATCAAATCCCCACTTCGCCTTGGCGCGGGGCGTTTTCCTTACCAAGAGAAATCTCACTAAAAAAGAGTAATGGAAAATTTGTTTTGATTCAGCAACCCCTTGAATCCATTACCGAACTCAGAAAAGAGGAATTGAAAACATTGGAAAATATTACCGAACCAATTGAGTTGGAAGTTGAACTTCAAAAATCGGATGCAGGTATCAAGTTGCAATCAACCGATGGAGACGAGTTGATGATTGGGTACGATGCTACCTCGCATCAACTTTTTATAGACCGAAGCAAAGCGGGCCGCATTGATTTTCAGGAAGATTTTGGCTCCCTTGAAAAGGCTATGGTGACTTCTGAAAATACCATCACACTTCAGATTTTTATTGATCAATCCATTGTAGAAGTATTTGCCAACGGGGGTGAAATTACTTTTGGTGAACAATTCTTTTTTAAATCCAAGTCATTCAATATCAAATCGTTCGGTAAAGCCACCATTAAAAATTCGTGGCTTTTGAAGTCTATTTGGAAATAG
- the msrB gene encoding peptide-methionine (R)-S-oxide reductase MsrB translates to MLTWKEVLQFSAKGNPKPTHRVEKTNEEWKKQLTAEQFQITRLKGTERAFTGEYCEAHEPGLYGCLCCGTPLFDSRVKFESGTGWPSFTQPVEENAIAYHSDKSYGMVRVEVLCNVCDAHLGHVFPDGPAPSGLRYCINSASLVLKDKA, encoded by the coding sequence ATGCTCACCTGGAAAGAAGTACTTCAATTTAGCGCAAAAGGAAATCCAAAACCTACCCATCGCGTTGAAAAAACAAATGAGGAGTGGAAAAAACAACTGACCGCGGAACAATTTCAAATCACACGACTCAAAGGAACCGAGCGAGCCTTTACAGGAGAATACTGTGAAGCGCACGAGCCGGGTTTGTATGGTTGTTTGTGCTGTGGCACTCCATTGTTTGATTCGCGCGTAAAATTTGAATCGGGCACAGGTTGGCCAAGTTTTACACAGCCCGTAGAAGAAAATGCCATCGCCTATCACAGCGATAAAAGTTACGGCATGGTACGTGTAGAAGTGTTGTGCAATGTGTGCGATGCACATCTCGGCCACGTTTTCCCAGATGGTCCCGCACCAAGTGGACTACGGTATTGTATTAACTCTGCAAGTTTGGTACTAAAAGACAAGGCATAA
- a CDS encoding SDR family oxidoreductase, whose translation MSSLTSKVVWVTGASSGIGEALVYSLAKQNCKLILSARRKEELERVKGNCPTAVQPDIRILPLDLSKSETLEFSTQAAIQFFGHVDILINNGGISQRSLAKDTLIEVDRYVMEVDYFGTLALTKYLLPHFLSRKSGHYVTISSVMGIIGTPYRSGYAAAKHALHGFFDSLRAEVWKENIFVTLICPGWIRTNITLNAVTGDGSKLNEMDKTTDKGLTPDYCASQIIKAIQHKKEEVYIGGAKEVFGVYTKRFFPKLFSKLVRKIKVR comes from the coding sequence ATGTCATCACTAACATCAAAAGTAGTTTGGGTTACAGGCGCATCCTCTGGAATTGGTGAGGCATTGGTGTATTCGCTAGCAAAACAAAATTGCAAACTCATTCTCTCGGCCCGCAGAAAAGAAGAGCTCGAAAGGGTAAAAGGCAATTGCCCCACGGCTGTGCAACCGGATATACGCATATTGCCGTTAGACTTATCGAAATCAGAAACATTAGAGTTCAGTACCCAAGCGGCCATTCAATTTTTTGGCCACGTTGATATCCTTATCAACAATGGCGGAATCAGTCAGCGCAGTTTGGCAAAAGATACATTGATAGAAGTAGACCGGTATGTGATGGAAGTTGATTATTTCGGCACGCTAGCGCTTACAAAATATTTGTTGCCTCATTTTTTAAGTAGAAAATCGGGGCACTATGTAACCATTAGCAGCGTAATGGGCATCATTGGAACACCCTATCGCTCCGGTTATGCCGCTGCAAAACATGCCCTGCACGGATTCTTTGATTCACTTCGTGCGGAAGTGTGGAAAGAAAACATTTTCGTTACGTTAATTTGCCCGGGTTGGATTCGTACCAACATCACCCTCAATGCAGTTACAGGCGATGGCTCCAAACTGAACGAGATGGACAAAACTACCGACAAAGGTTTGACACCAGATTATTGTGCCTCTCAAATCATCAAAGCCATCCAACACAAAAAAGAAGAAGTATACATTGGCGGTGCGAAAGAGGTTTTTGGCGTTTATACCAAACGATTTTTTCCCAAGTTATTTTCGAAATTGGTGAGGAAAATAAAAGTGAGATAA